The genomic DNA CTGATTTCCCTCAGGAGGGTAGTAATATCTACTAGCACTAGTGCCCAAAATCAAAGTTTATATCATCTAAAAAAACTCAACATTTATAGACTCTACAATGCATGGATTACCTTTATTCATATgaaagtaatataaaatgttaCCTAACTTAAATAATATATCAGTTTAACCAAATTAACAATCACGAAACTGCAGACATTTTTCTATTAAAGTTTTCCAGTTCACTGAgcaatatttactgaaaaatatgATTATGAACTTAAATATATCCTCTTTAAAATTTGCTGTTTATGCTAGACTGTACAATGGTGCTccctttatgatttttaaaaattctacttaacTATGTAattccaaaatagaaaaatgagtgaGCCATCACTAAAATTTACTGGAAACTAATACTCTTTCATGGAAACAactgataaacattttaaagtcctatatttatttaaatttggcttttaaaataggtaagcttttcatttcaattattgttTAATACTTCAAAGCTAGTTTAAACAAAGATAAAAGCAAGGAGAACTGGTAAAGCATTCCTTACTTTACATACAGTGCCTCAAGTGCCACATACATAGTAACATATCACAAAAGAATGTATATGGTTTAGCAGATTACAGAGCAAACCTAAAAGTTTATACAAAGCTAAACATTGcctcccttctgttccatttattGTCTTTTAATTTGATCTTGGCTCTGTATTATCCTTCTATAAGACCACTGTGTGACATTTATCAGTTTTCTAAGTGTTCCAATTACTTATATATACCTTTTTCTTTAAACGGCTTTGTAACATTTGAGAACATTCATCCAATCTTTTTCATTAGATAcgatatattcatttttctcacAAAATGCTCACTTTCCTGAGCTATATATTAAACACCTTATAACAGGTGTATGTGTAACTGAAGACCCTAAAATGtcaagtttacattttttaaaaaatgcatagagAATATAACATTTCAGAAAACCTACTAGTACTTCTTGGATATTATAACATAGGTTTTGTTTCCTTTAGACTGTAAACTGTTTAATATGTATAACTGGTTATTACTTTCACATCTgaaccacattaaaaaagaaattcagagataTGATTGCTATTACACTAAGGAAACAAATGGAGTTTTCTGAACAAAACTCATTCATGGGTCATCCAATAAACAATCTTTACATATACTGACTGAAGATATCAAATTTCTGTGCCACAAAATAGTAGAATTATATCAGAACTACagcaaataaaacttttattataatacatttgCTTGAAGTTAAGGTGCTATTCATCATGCCCTACATCATGCGGTTTTTACCAAGTGGGCATCATGTCGGGAAACCACACCCTACCAAGATGCTTGGACACTTCCCAGTGAATCTGCTCCAAACTATACTTTTGGTCAGGAATTAGTACTTCTTCCATAATGGATAATTGAGATAGGCGGCCACCACACATCTTCACAAACTCAACAAAGGCACTACATGAGACTTCACATTCCCCTAGTCCAATAGCTGACAAATTTTTGCAACGTTCTGCAATGCGAATTAACTCTTCATCAAGTGGCCGTAATCCATTTGCACACACTACTAGTTCAACTAGTCTAGGGCATGTCATTCCCACACGGCCAAGCACATCTTTGCTTACTGATCTCCCAAAGTACAGATGGGTGGCAGGTATTTCATAGCGAAAGAATGGGTCAAATTCTtcttcatacaaaaaaaaatacatcactAAGTTCACTTTGGGTGAATGTCTGATGAAAGCATCCCAGCTGCTCTTCTGAATAGTATGGAAGTGTGTCTGTCCAGGATTCTCACTGACTACATCAATGCGCAAATGTTCTAATCGAACATGTTTTTCAGAAGACAAAGCAAGTAACAACTCATCACTCAGTAAGTGGTAGTTCAGGGCTAGTTCTCTTAAGCCATGACACTGATCAGCCACACAAAGGAtaccttgaaagaaaaaaaaaattatttgcaagttTTTGTAAAAGTTTATCTGTTCAAAAATTCTATCAAGTACATGTTCCACAAAAGTCTGTCACAGTTCCCTTACCACAAaactatatactttaaaatttgtatagtTGAATTAGAAGGGAAGtcacaaacatttaaaatctattactAATTTTGTCTACAAGAAAATGAAACCAATTCTAAATCCCATctattaaaaagaagtaaaactcagTTAactctgtcatttaaaaaatacaccatCACTAAGGTTAGGACATTCCAGTAATGCACAGACAGTGccatagttttaaaaagtaacacaaaCTTATAGGTTAAGTAATTACATGACCACTGCAACGGAGGCCAAAGGACATTTTTTGAAGTTCAAAACCTAATCCTAATAAAAACAGAGTAAGATAGAACCATATAAAACTATGAATTAGGTAATGAAATAGAACATTTACAAACTAAAGATTTCTATCAAATGATCAACAGTCTAATTGCTAATAGTATATAAGCAGCTTATCaaacttataagaaaaaataCCAAGGTATCACTAAATAAGTATGTCAAAAATAACTACTCAATTCACAGTAATGGAAATATTCATTATGACTTTTGAAGCTCTAACATACCCAGAAAGCAGTTCCCTTAGATGATTCCCTATACTTAGGGTGCCATGCTTTATAACTTACCAAAACCATCATCCTATCAACAGATGACATTGCAAAGGTCAATATTTGATCTCTCTCtgagttctgtttttgttttgttttgagtcagagtctcactctgtagcccaggccggagcgcagtggtgtgatctcagctcactgcagcctctgcctcccaggtttaagtgattctcctgcctcggcctcctgagtagctgggaccacaagtgtgtaccaccacgcctggctaatttttgtatttttggtggagacagggtttcaccatgttggccaggatagtatcaaactcctgacctcaagtgatccacccgtcttggcctcccaaagtgctgggattacagacgtgagccactgtgcccggcctactatAAGAATTCTACCCCAAAGAGGCACCTTATATTTACCTGGTAAGTAACCCACTCAATGTTTAGAGTTGAATTAGAAGGGAAGTCACATGTTTAGAAACAGGGATAGGAACAACAAAACATACACCATATTTTCATCTACTATTGTTACAAGTATGATATGCCAGGTACTAGATGTTATcccacaaataattttaaaaatctggaaaagTATTATTTCTACTTTGAAGTGGAGACAGCTAGCTAAAAATAGCAAAGCTGCAATACAAACACAGGCTAAGTGACTCTTATGTCCATGCACTTAGCTACTGCTTAAGAAATGACAAGACAGAGGCCACCAATAAGCCATAGCTTTATAACAGTGGGAAAAGATAGGCATTAGAATTATCAGAAGAGATAAACTGAGTTGCCAGAATGAGTCACCAGAAGAGAGAGTAATGTCTCAGTATTCAAAACCACAAAGTTTCTGTTTTCCACAAGGTAggtatatactttatttttgttttgagatggagtctcgctctgccacccaggatggagtacaggggtgcgatcttggctcactgcaacctctgccttccgggtttaagtgattctcctgtctcagcctcccaagtagctgggattacaggcacacgccaccacgcccagctattttagATACTTTGAAATACACTCTAATTACTCAAGGTAACCTAAGCACATCCCTGTTctgataccatctcacgccagtatggtgatcattaaaaagtcagcaaacaacagatgctggagagcatgtggagaaataggaacgctattacactgttggtgggagtgtaaattagttcaaccattgtggaagacagtgtggcaattcctaggatctagaactagaaataccatttgacccagcaataccattactgggtatatacccaaaggattataaatcattctactataaagacacatgcacatgtatgtttactgtggcactgttcacaatagcaaagacttggaaccaacccaaatgcccatcaatgacagactaaataaagaaaacatggcacatatgcaccatggaatactatgcagccataaaaaaggatgagttcatgtcctttgcagggacacggatgaagctggaaaccatcattctcagcaaactaacacaagaacagaaaaccaaacaccacatttctcactcataagcaggagttgaacaatgagaacacatggacagagggaggggaacatcacacactggggcctgtcaggagttggggggctaggggagggatagcattaggagaaataccttatGTAGacgacaggttgatgggtgcggcaaaccaccgtggcacatgtatatctatgtaacaaacctgcatgttctgcacatgtaccccagaacttaaagtataataataatttaaaaaaaaaacacacacacatgggaAATGGTAACCAACAattcaaataaaagaaactttGGAGTATCATTTAGTAACTACAAAAGCAGTTGTGGCAGGCATAATTCTGAAAATGGCCTCCAAGATCCCACACCCTAATGCCTAGCATCTGTGAATTCCATAAGATACCATGCCCATGATTATGATATATGGTACAGCTGACCATATAAGAGATTATCTGGATGGTCCTAGTCTAATCACATGAGCCCCTTTTAAAGCAGTTTTCTCTGGCTGATTGCAGAAGAGGAAGAGCGATTCAAAATGCAAAGGGGACTCAATGTGTTATTGCTGGCTCTAAGCTAGAGggggccaaaaaagaaaaatcacaaccAGCCTCTAAGAGCAGAAGGACCCCCTAACAGCCTCTTGCTGACAGCCAGTAAGGAAATTGGATGTCAGTCCGACAATCACAAGGAACTAAATTCAGCCAATAACTTGAATGAGCATGGAAGTGGATTCTTCTGCAGAGCCTCCAGGTAAGAGCCCAGCCTTCCTGACATTTTCCTCTCAGCCTTTTAAGACTCTAAGCAGAGAAGCCACTTGAGCCCTAACTACAGCTCTAATGTACAGAACAGTGGAGCAAATAAATGGGTGTTGGTTTAAGCTGCTTTGTGTATAGCTGTCAGTTATGCACCAGTAAGAAAACGAATACATAGTTCCaagtatttaaaaacataacacagtgacaaaagtaaaataaaactaggGCACTATTACAACTCAATAAATtaagacaaataacccaaattagaaaataggcaaaggggccgggtgcggtggcttacacctgtaatcccagcactttgggaggccgaggaggacagatcgcctgaggtcaggagtttgagaccagcctggccaacatggtgaaaccctgtctctactaaaaatacaaaatttagccggatgtggtggtgggcgcctgtaatcccagctactcgggaggctgaggcaggagaatcacctgaacctgggaggcagatgttgcagtgagccgagatcaatgccactgcactctccagcctgggcaacaagaaggagactttgtctcaaaaaaaaaaaaaaaaaaaaataggcaaaggatctgaatagacatttctctaaagaagatatacaaatggccaagaagcacatgaaaagatagtcaaggccaggcacggtggctctcgactatactcccagcactttgggaagctgaggttggaagAACACTTGAGCCCGTGAGTTCGACACTAGCCTAAGCAAccaggcaaaaccccatctctacaaaaaatacaaaatattagccgggcatgatggcgtgtgcctgtggtcccagctacttgggaggctgaggtgagaagatcaattaagcccaggaggtccagactgcagtaagccaagatcatgccactccactccagcctgggcgacagagtgagaccctgtctcaaaaaaaaaaaaaaaagaagaaaaaagatagtcaacatcattagtcaacaagaaaatgtaaatcaaatcaaaaccacaatgagtttaCACCccctaggatggctataatcaaaaagacaaataagtgTTAGAAGACACTGCTAGCGGATATGTAAAGTGGTACACAGCAgctttggaaaacagcctggcaTTTCCTCAAATGGGGAGTTACTATATGATCACTAGGTATACACCTAAGAGAAATTAAaccatatgtccacacaaaatttgtacataaatgtgcacagcagcattattcataagtCAAAAGGTAgatttccatttatatgaaatgtccagaacaggcaaatctatagagacagaaaatagattagtggttgtctagGGATGGCAGGGATAGAGGTTTTGGGGGCAACAGCTAAGAGGTACATGGttttttagaataataaaagCGCTCTAAAATTGTGGTGATGCATGTACTACTCTatcaatatactaaaaatcaataaattgtacattttaaatgagaattgtgaattatatgccaataaagctgttaaaaaactGGTGATTAATGGTGGTACTATAAATTCATACAactcatttggaaaaaaacaacatggcaaaaagcacaaaaacacaAAGATCCTTTGTCCTAGGACTTCTACTTCTTAAGGATGTACGCTAGGGAAGAAATTAATACAAGCAAACTGCtataagccatttttttttttaatcacagcaAAAAAGGTAAAAGCAAGTGTCCAACCTTAG from Nomascus leucogenys isolate Asia chromosome 5, Asia_NLE_v1, whole genome shotgun sequence includes the following:
- the FBXL3 gene encoding F-box/LRR-repeat protein 3 translates to MKRRGRDSDRNSSEEGATEKTKKLRTTNEHSQTCDWGNLLQDIILQVFKYLPLLDRAHASQVCRNWNQVFHMPDLWRCFEFELNQPATSYLKATHPELIKQIIKRHSNHLQYVSFKVDSSKESAEAACDILSQLVNCSLKTLGLISTARPSFMDLPKSHFISALTVVFVNSKSLSSLKIDDTPVDDPSLKVLVANNSDTLKLLKMSSCPHVSPAGILCVADQCHGLRELALNYHLLSDELLLALSSEKHVRLEHLRIDVVSENPGQTHFHTIQKSSWDAFIRHSPKVNLVMYFFLYEEEFDPFFRYEIPATHLYFGRSVSKDVLGRVGMTCPRLVELVVCANGLRPLDEELIRIAERCKNLSAIGLGECEVSCSAFVEFVKMCGGRLSQLSIMEEVLIPDQKYSLEQIHWEVSKHLGRVWFPDMMPTW